The following are encoded in a window of Plasmodium vivax chromosome 10, whole genome shotgun sequence genomic DNA:
- a CDS encoding hypothetical protein, conserved (encoded by transcript PVX_097925A), translating to MPFTKERQRHVVVATIFCHLAALLLFGGDATVHRCRRGSEPLQRTVNGRVLLEGQVGSLADELHNYSKTNLSIPSFVQVKLKDSYDRKIRRGGATPEGNYHIPNCDDTDGSANFLKKMYRSIKAFLRITSHEKSWCLKYERFRRVRRDFVYVVQSSLSVGRTRVCLIDTGVDLKDEVLGHFVRMSRGGLNQGGDNPGEQNERRADGINTQRCNEKNYASCQSSDVHDEDMHGTFIANTVIRRDLLMKGGAYKRGVDLIVCNAFAKSFGNAVKNSHLVPLIKCLEMCKERGAKVIHVGYNVQGESEQLVKLMEELQREEIIVVSPSLQVYHRNGGETNSKKEHLEEPSTQKMYPASFADTFENVFSVGALRNSPQGGLVPILGNANPRGEKPKGEQLHKRENTTLFSFSYGKTFPFGRSPPSMVEDAQAYASADFVNALVMIFNVNPKLSMKRVRLILERSIGRRSELKGLSKWGGYLDPFKLIAETLKERNELCGRFFRELGGNLEEGGGGLLGGGLPRGEATEHLGDWVERPPNDEDQRSCGEATTGEATPRLDAAFPPQGGELEEIERQFEEEAVRGLDHHNLGYYHTDAISKWAEDFPDGGAAPSEGPPSDTTYRSSYNDEEDVYTPDEANQSFYGNSGGVALEVVGEGEDLWVKVGSQKGGIKRRVHT from the exons ATGCCCTTTACAAAGGAAAGACAGCGACACGTAGTGGTTGCTACAATTTTTTGTCACCTCGCTGCACTGTTACTGTTTGGTGGAGATGCGACGGTCCACCGGTGCAGAAGAGGGAGTGAACCTCTTCAGCGAACTGTAAATGGGAGGGTCCTTCTGGAGGGGCAAGTTGGCAGCTTGGCAGATGAATTACACAACTATAGTAAAACGAATTTGAGCATTCCCAGTTTCGTTCAGGTGAAACTGAAAGATAGTTACGATAGGAAGATCAGGAGAGGGGGGGCCACTCCGGAGGGGAACTACCACATCCCTAACTGCGACGACACAGATGGAAgtgccaattttttaaaaaaaatgtacaggTCGATAAAGGCCTTCTTACGAATTACATCACATGAGAAAAGCTGGTGTTTAAAGTATGAGCGGTTCAGGCGGGTTAGACGAGATTTTGTCTACGTGGTGCAGAGTAGCCTATCCGTTGGGAGGACGCGCGTTTGCCTAATCGACACGGGGGTTGATCTGAAGGATGAGGTGTTGGGCCATTTTGTGAGAATGTCCAGGGGGGGCCTCAACCAGGGGGGGGATAATCCAGGAGAGCAAAATGAGCGACGTGCAGATGGAATAAACACTCAAAGGTgtaatgagaaaaattatgCCAGCTGCCAATCGAGCGATGTCCACGACGAAGACATGCACGGGACGTTCATCGCCAACACTGTAATTAGGAGGGATTTGTTAATGAAGGGGGGAGCGTACAAAAGGGGCGTCGACCTTATTGTGTGCAACGCGTTTGCCAAATCGTTTGGCAATGCGGTGAAGAACTCGCACTTGGTGCCGCTCATCAAATGTTTGGAAATGTGCAAAGAGAGGGGTGCCAAGGTGATCCACGTGGGGTATAATGTGCAAGGGGAGAGCGAACAGTTGGTCAAGCTAATGGAGGAGTTGCAGCGGGAAGAAATTATTGTGGTGTCACCGTCTCTGCAGGTGTACCATCGTAACGGGGGGGAGACGAactcaaaaaaggagcatcTGGAGGAGCCTTCCACACAGAAAATGTACCCCGCCTCGTTCGCGGACACCTTTGAAAACGTCTTTTCCGTGGGTGCCTTGCGGAActctccccaggggggaCTGGTCCCCATATTGGGGAACGCCaacccaaggggggaaaaaccaaagggggagcaattacacaaaagggagaacaCCACCCTGTTTAGCTTCTCATATGGCAAGACCTTTCCCTTTGGGAGGAGCCCCCCCTCCATGGTGGAAGACGCACAAGCGTACGCATCCGCCGACTTTGTAAACGCCCTCGTGATGATTTTTAATGTCAACCCTAAGCTGTCTATGAAAAGAGTGAGGCTCATTTTGGAGAGGTCCATCGGGAGGAGGAGTGAGCTGAAGGGGCTGTCCAAGTGGGGTGGCTACCTCGACCCCTTCAAATTAATTGCCGAGACGTTAAAGGAGAGGAATGAACTTTGCGGAAGGTTTTTCCGAGAGTTGGGCGGCAATCTggaggaaggaggaggtgGCTTGCTCGGAGGTGGCTTGCCCAGAGGCGAGGCGACAGAGCACCTTGGGGACTGGGTTGAGAGGCCTCCAAATGATGAGGACCAACGCAGCTGTGGTGAAGCTACCACCGGAGAGGCGACCCCACGTTTAGACGCTGCGTTCCCCCCACAGGGTGGCGAACTGGAAGAGATCGAAAGGCAAtttgaggaggaagcggtgcgCGGGCTGGACCACCACAACTTGGGCTACTACCACACGGATGCTATTTCCAAATGGGCGGAGGATTTTCCCGACGGGGGCGCAGCTCCCAGTGAAGGCCCCCCCAGCGACACCACCTATAGGAGTAGCTAcaatgatgaggaggacgtGTATACGCCGGATGAGGCCAACCAGTCGTTTTATGGAAACTCGGGAGGAGTGGCACTGGAAGTGGTAGGGGAAGGGG AAGATCTCTGGGTGAAAGTGGGCTCCCAGAAAGGTGGGATCAAACGGAGGGTACACACGTAA